From a single Loigolactobacillus coryniformis subsp. coryniformis KCTC 3167 = DSM 20001 genomic region:
- a CDS encoding LysR family transcriptional regulator: protein MKTKQENIFSSKTLTYFLQLAETMNYTQAAQLLGITQPALTQQIKKLERSVEAPLFYSVGKKLHLSDAGRTMLQTTHEIYELLNQATDEIQQTTSATQGKISIGLLASIEDRVLEDFAIHYYKENPEIELSFHMLTRKEIWERLETNQIDLAVMYLPDDSIKNWKPYKSKKILNEDLLFLHHNQKLAKRKKIKYKDTIDNNWVTYPERYYLNSLINESYKNQLVDAPNIVAHFTTPNQILRFARSTQTYTALPNSFVQAHQADIDSYVASFDPAIHFDLAFVFRQDKDQIPRIASFLDAFDDYIKAEDYISRLKATTETE, encoded by the coding sequence TTGAAAACCAAACAGGAAAACATTTTTTCATCTAAAACGTTGACTTATTTTTTACAGCTCGCGGAAACGATGAATTACACGCAAGCTGCCCAACTGCTTGGCATTACGCAGCCTGCTTTAACCCAACAAATTAAAAAGTTGGAACGTAGTGTAGAAGCACCATTATTTTATTCGGTAGGTAAGAAGTTACATCTATCTGATGCCGGCCGAACAATGTTACAAACAACGCACGAAATTTATGAATTATTAAATCAGGCAACTGATGAGATTCAGCAAACGACGAGTGCAACTCAAGGTAAGATTTCAATTGGTTTATTAGCTTCCATTGAGGATCGCGTTTTGGAAGATTTTGCCATTCATTATTATAAGGAAAATCCTGAGATTGAATTAAGTTTCCATATGCTGACACGTAAAGAGATCTGGGAGCGCTTAGAAACCAACCAGATCGATTTAGCGGTTATGTATCTACCCGATGACAGTATCAAAAACTGGAAACCATATAAATCCAAGAAGATCCTCAATGAAGATTTATTATTCTTGCATCATAATCAAAAATTAGCCAAACGTAAGAAGATCAAATATAAGGATACAATCGATAATAATTGGGTCACTTATCCCGAACGTTATTATCTAAATTCACTGATCAATGAATCGTATAAGAATCAATTAGTTGATGCGCCCAATATCGTAGCTCACTTTACAACACCTAATCAAATCTTGCGGTTTGCGCGTTCAACGCAGACTTATACAGCTTTACCAAATTCATTTGTGCAGGCCCATCAGGCAGACATTGATTCATACGTTGCTTCATTTGATCCGGCAATTCACTTTGATTTGGCATTTGTTTTCCGGCAAGATAAAGATCAAATACCACGAATTGCTAGCTTCTTGGATGCATTTGATGATTATATCAAGGCCGAAGATTATATTTCACGGCTTAAGGCCACAACAGAAACTGAATAA
- a CDS encoding manganese-dependent inorganic pyrophosphatase — protein sequence MNKQLVFGHQNPDTDAIVAAMAYSHLLNELGADTEAVALGTPNDETKYVLDCFNATAPRVVETVANEVKEVILVDHNEAQQSVADRDQVQVVAVVDHHRIANFETTNPLYYRAEPVGCTSTIITKLYHESNIEIPKQLAGLMLSAIISDTLLMKSPTTTDEDKAAIKELAEIAGVDANKYGLEELRAGTNVDGKSAADLIDADAKSFTLAGKNVRVAQINTVDVNDIFKRQADFETAIKTANADNGYDLFFLMVTNILNSDTEALVIGDPIAPVEAAFDQKLNAQQRLVLPGVVSRKKQVVPQLTAAFEQQ from the coding sequence ATGAATAAACAATTGGTTTTTGGCCATCAAAATCCAGATACTGATGCAATTGTTGCTGCAATGGCCTATAGCCATCTGTTAAACGAATTAGGTGCCGATACTGAGGCCGTAGCCTTAGGAACGCCTAATGACGAAACTAAGTACGTTTTAGACTGTTTCAACGCCACAGCACCACGTGTCGTTGAAACAGTGGCTAACGAAGTTAAAGAAGTTATTTTAGTTGACCATAACGAAGCACAGCAAAGTGTTGCTGATCGTGATCAGGTGCAAGTTGTTGCCGTCGTTGATCATCATCGAATCGCTAACTTTGAAACAACTAATCCATTGTATTATCGCGCTGAACCCGTTGGTTGCACTAGCACGATCATCACTAAACTATATCATGAAAGCAACATTGAAATTCCGAAGCAATTAGCTGGTTTGATGCTATCAGCAATCATTTCAGATACGTTATTGATGAAATCACCAACAACGACTGATGAAGATAAAGCGGCTATCAAGGAATTAGCTGAAATTGCGGGTGTTGACGCTAATAAGTATGGTTTGGAAGAATTACGTGCTGGTACTAACGTTGACGGTAAATCAGCCGCTGATTTGATCGATGCTGATGCTAAATCATTTACTTTAGCTGGTAAAAACGTGCGGGTCGCACAAATCAACACCGTTGACGTTAACGATATCTTTAAACGCCAAGCTGATTTTGAAACTGCGATTAAAACAGCAAATGCTGACAATGGCTATGATTTGTTCTTCTTGATGGTTACTAACATCTTGAATAGTGATACGGAAGCTTTAGTTATTGGTGATCCAATTGCACCAGTTGAAGCTGCCTTTGATCAAAAACTCAACGCACAGCAACGGTTAGTTTTACCAGGCGTGGTTTCACGTAAGAAACAAGTTGTCCCACAATTAACTGCAGCGTTTGAACAACAATAG
- a CDS encoding DegV family protein, translating into MKIAVVTDSTAYLPQQLIDENNITVVPIPVVLDGQTYNEGVDVTSTEFYEKLRHSENFPSTAQPSIGEMVALYERLGDQGYDTVISIHLASTISGFVNNLKNAAQLVKNTHVIPYDSQITVILMGEMVLAAAKMAQKGKTVEEILARLDALRATTNEYFIVNDLQNLVRGGRLSNASAFLGSMLRIKPILTFDDDSHKIVAFEKIRSLKKAYARVEELFAQTVQQTDYPIHAYVIHANDEPAAIEWRDQLAAKYPQVKFDISYFGPVVGAHLGEKAIAIGWIKDEII; encoded by the coding sequence ATGAAAATTGCTGTTGTGACGGACAGTACAGCGTACTTACCCCAGCAATTGATCGATGAAAATAACATTACGGTGGTGCCGATTCCCGTCGTTCTAGATGGTCAAACCTATAATGAAGGTGTTGACGTCACTTCTACTGAATTCTATGAAAAACTACGGCATTCGGAAAATTTTCCTAGCACCGCACAGCCTTCAATCGGTGAAATGGTCGCTTTATACGAGCGTTTAGGCGATCAAGGTTACGATACCGTTATCAGTATTCATCTAGCCAGTACGATCTCAGGTTTTGTAAACAACTTAAAAAATGCCGCGCAGTTAGTTAAAAATACGCATGTAATCCCTTATGATTCTCAGATCACCGTTATTTTAATGGGCGAAATGGTTTTAGCAGCTGCTAAAATGGCTCAAAAAGGCAAAACGGTTGAAGAAATTCTTGCACGTTTAGATGCTTTACGCGCAACGACTAACGAATACTTCATTGTCAATGATCTGCAGAACTTAGTTCGTGGCGGCCGCTTATCCAATGCATCAGCATTTCTTGGCAGTATGTTACGAATCAAGCCAATTCTAACATTTGATGATGATTCTCATAAAATCGTGGCCTTTGAAAAAATTCGTTCATTGAAGAAAGCTTATGCACGCGTCGAAGAATTATTCGCGCAGACCGTGCAACAAACCGATTATCCGATTCATGCCTATGTGATTCACGCTAACGATGAGCCAGCAGCAATCGAGTGGCGTGATCAATTAGCCGCTAAGTATCCCCAAGTTAAATTCGATATTAGTTATTTCGGTCCTGTAGTTGGCGCACATTTAGGTGAAAAAGCCATTGCGATCGGCTGGATCAAAGATGAGATTATTTAA
- a CDS encoding MarR family winged helix-turn-helix transcriptional regulator, whose protein sequence is MSSIDPIFTTLKQFEEQRQRYEQQIGQQFGLNRADVRLLSFLTDAQPTITDLHHLTGLDISTLSRQLTALTHKKLLQKHSDQHDRRKRTFILTELGRTQFQHFRQATAELEQAILANWPADEQQLLKVLLKRLVSSTQRLAPTMVGK, encoded by the coding sequence GTGAGTTCGATCGACCCAATTTTTACCACCCTTAAACAATTTGAAGAACAGCGACAACGTTATGAGCAGCAAATTGGTCAGCAATTTGGTTTAAACCGTGCCGATGTTCGCTTATTAAGTTTTTTAACCGATGCACAACCAACGATCACTGACCTACATCATTTAACCGGGTTAGACATTTCAACGCTCAGTCGACAGCTAACTGCGTTGACACATAAAAAATTATTACAAAAACACAGTGATCAACACGATCGTCGTAAGCGGACGTTTATTCTAACCGAGCTTGGTCGTACTCAATTTCAGCACTTTCGTCAAGCTACCGCTGAGCTAGAACAAGCAATTTTAGCCAATTGGCCCGCTGATGAGCAGCAACTTCTCAAAGTTTTACTGAAACGGTTAGTTAGTAGCACCCAACGCTTAGCCCCCACTATGGTAGGTAAGTAG
- the pyrE gene encoding orotate phosphoribosyltransferase has product MTSNNQDKATKIATDLLTIKAVTLRPEQPFTWASGIKSPIYTDNRLTISYPVVRKHIAIGLAELIKQHFPAAEVIAGTATAGIPHAAWVAAELELPMIYVRSKPKDHGQGRQIEGQLAAGAKVVVIDDLISTGGSVLKAVTAAQNEGAIVLGVCGIFSYELAASTTNFAQAGIPFYTLTNYTALVETAIDSGSIDAKNRELLHQWRRDPEHWGK; this is encoded by the coding sequence ATGACCAGCAATAATCAAGATAAGGCAACCAAAATCGCAACTGATTTACTCACCATCAAGGCGGTAACGCTGCGACCTGAACAGCCCTTTACTTGGGCCAGCGGCATCAAAAGTCCTATTTATACAGATAATCGCTTGACGATCAGTTATCCTGTAGTCCGCAAACATATTGCAATTGGCTTAGCTGAATTGATCAAACAGCATTTTCCAGCAGCTGAAGTGATCGCTGGTACAGCAACTGCCGGGATCCCGCATGCAGCGTGGGTTGCCGCTGAACTTGAGTTACCAATGATCTATGTACGCTCTAAACCAAAGGATCATGGTCAGGGACGCCAAATTGAAGGTCAATTAGCCGCTGGTGCGAAGGTAGTTGTGATCGATGATTTGATCTCAACTGGCGGTAGTGTGCTAAAAGCGGTGACTGCCGCACAAAATGAGGGGGCAATAGTATTAGGTGTTTGCGGCATCTTCAGCTATGAATTAGCTGCTAGTACAACTAATTTTGCGCAAGCTGGTATTCCTTTTTATACCTTAACTAATTATACGGCGCTGGTTGAAACGGCGATTGATTCAGGTTCGATCGATGCTAAAAATCGTGAGTTGCTACATCAATGGCGACGTGATCCAGAACATTGGGGTAAATAA
- the pyrF gene encoding orotidine-5'-phosphate decarboxylase: protein MSRPIIALDFPDQAAVKTFLAQFPQEMRLYAKVGMELFYSAGPDIVRFLVAAGHDVFLDLKLHDIPHTVEQSMKVLAGLGVRLTNVHAAGGVAMMQAAQAGLIAGTPAGKLPPQLIAVTQLTSTSEQQMQQEQLVNTSLINSVTHSAQLTQQAGLAGVVCSALEAQQIKQATSPDFLCITPGIRLATNRTDDQQRVVTPTAAATYGSDRLVVGRPITQAADPVSAYRQIKQLWEAAHDQQ from the coding sequence ATGAGTCGACCTATTATTGCGTTAGATTTTCCGGATCAGGCGGCTGTTAAAACTTTTTTAGCTCAATTTCCACAGGAAATGCGTTTATACGCTAAAGTAGGTATGGAGCTATTCTATAGTGCAGGACCAGATATTGTACGTTTCTTAGTTGCTGCGGGTCACGATGTTTTCTTGGATCTCAAGTTACATGACATCCCCCATACAGTAGAACAGAGTATGAAGGTGCTGGCTGGTCTTGGTGTGCGCTTAACCAATGTTCATGCTGCCGGTGGAGTGGCTATGATGCAGGCAGCACAAGCAGGGCTAATCGCGGGTACACCAGCTGGTAAATTACCGCCGCAATTGATTGCAGTGACGCAGCTCACTTCAACTAGTGAACAGCAAATGCAGCAAGAACAATTAGTCAACACCTCACTGATTAATAGTGTGACGCATTCAGCCCAGCTGACTCAACAGGCTGGATTAGCTGGGGTGGTTTGTTCCGCGCTAGAAGCGCAACAAATCAAGCAGGCGACTAGTCCTGATTTTCTCTGCATCACACCAGGAATCCGTTTGGCAACTAATCGAACCGATGATCAGCAACGAGTTGTTACCCCGACAGCGGCAGCAACTTACGGCAGTGATCGTTTGGTAGTCGGCCGACCGATCACGCAAGCAGCAGATCCAGTTAGCGCTTATCGGCAGATCAAACAACTTTGGGAGGCAGCTCATGACCAGCAATAA
- a CDS encoding dihydroorotate dehydrogenase, producing the protein MNRLAVELPGLNLKNPIMPASGCFGFGQRYAEFYDLDQLGAIIVKAATLQPRAGNPTPRVAETTSGMLNAIGLQNPGVDAIMADKLPWLAERYPELPVIANVAGSTESDYVEVCRQISTAPNVKAIELNISCPNVAHGGLEFGTDPKSAYALTKACKAVSKVPVYVKLSPNVTDIRVIARAVEDAGADGFTMINTLVGMQIDLKTRQPLLGNRTGGLSGPAIKPVAVRLINQVHQISQLPIIGMGGVMTAEDVLELMMAGASAIAVGTANFSNPQACPEIIKALPDVMDRYQIKTLTDLITEMAVTSV; encoded by the coding sequence ATGAATCGTTTAGCTGTAGAATTACCCGGATTAAATTTGAAAAATCCAATCATGCCTGCGAGTGGTTGCTTTGGCTTTGGCCAGCGCTACGCCGAATTTTATGATCTTGATCAATTAGGGGCAATCATCGTTAAGGCGGCAACCTTACAACCACGTGCCGGTAATCCAACCCCACGGGTAGCAGAAACAACCAGTGGTATGTTGAATGCAATTGGTCTACAGAACCCAGGTGTTGACGCAATTATGGCTGATAAGTTGCCTTGGCTGGCTGAACGTTACCCTGAATTACCGGTGATCGCCAATGTTGCTGGTTCAACGGAAAGTGACTACGTGGAAGTTTGTCGCCAAATTAGCACAGCACCAAACGTTAAAGCCATTGAATTAAATATTTCTTGTCCTAACGTTGCCCATGGCGGATTGGAATTTGGTACCGATCCTAAATCAGCCTATGCCTTAACTAAGGCTTGTAAAGCGGTTAGTAAAGTCCCAGTTTACGTTAAGTTATCACCTAATGTGACTGACATTCGTGTGATTGCGCGTGCCGTTGAAGACGCGGGTGCTGATGGCTTTACTATGATCAATACGCTGGTTGGTATGCAGATCGATTTAAAAACACGGCAACCGCTTTTAGGTAATCGCACCGGTGGTCTTTCTGGCCCCGCAATCAAACCAGTTGCTGTGCGTTTGATCAATCAAGTTCATCAGATTTCCCAATTGCCGATTATCGGCATGGGTGGCGTTATGACTGCAGAAGATGTTCTAGAATTAATGATGGCTGGTGCTAGTGCTATTGCCGTTGGGACTGCTAATTTTAGCAATCCGCAAGCTTGCCCAGAGATTATTAAGGCGTTACCTGATGTAATGGATCGTTATCAGATCAAAACGCTAACTGATTTGATCACGGAAATGGCGGTGACCTCGGTATGA
- a CDS encoding dihydroorotate dehydrogenase electron transfer subunit has translation MAMQQEKLKVIKQRQLTADVFELTLKGAMAKATTTAGQFVDVKIPDDRLLLRRPFGIAQIDPATSQLRLIYRTVGQGTTVLSHIASGAQLDTIGPLGHGFPTDFLHAGQRALIIGGGTGIPPLYALSRQLVTQGVTVTHAIGFGHREQIFYEKEFRELGTVHYATDDGSYGFHGHIGLLLDAEFATTEFDAVYACGPRGLLMAVNNRYRTHPHAYISLESRMACGVGECYACVVPAQNSTKLYKVCDDGPVFATGEVEI, from the coding sequence GTGGCCATGCAACAGGAAAAGTTAAAGGTGATTAAGCAACGCCAATTAACTGCGGATGTGTTTGAACTGACCTTAAAAGGTGCGATGGCTAAGGCGACAACTACGGCAGGCCAGTTTGTTGATGTGAAAATACCTGATGACCGGCTATTGTTGCGGCGACCATTTGGAATCGCACAAATTGACCCGGCAACAAGTCAATTACGGTTGATCTATCGTACAGTGGGGCAGGGTACAACCGTGCTTAGTCATATCGCTAGCGGGGCACAACTGGATACGATCGGCCCATTAGGTCATGGTTTTCCAACCGACTTTTTACATGCGGGTCAGCGAGCATTGATCATTGGTGGCGGCACTGGTATTCCACCTTTGTATGCTCTGTCACGTCAATTAGTAACACAAGGGGTGACTGTGACCCACGCAATTGGCTTTGGGCACCGCGAGCAGATTTTTTATGAAAAAGAATTTCGCGAGCTTGGTACCGTCCATTATGCAACCGACGATGGTTCATATGGGTTTCACGGTCACATTGGTTTACTGCTGGATGCAGAATTTGCGACTACAGAATTTGATGCGGTCTATGCCTGTGGGCCACGTGGCTTGTTGATGGCAGTCAATAACCGTTACCGCACGCACCCACATGCTTATATCTCTTTGGAAAGTCGCATGGCTTGCGGTGTAGGTGAATGTTACGCCTGTGTTGTACCGGCACAAAATAGTACCAAACTGTATAAGGTCTGCGACGATGGGCCAGTATTTGCAACCGGGGAGGTAGAAATTTAA
- the carB gene encoding carbamoyl-phosphate synthase large subunit: MPKRTDIHKILVIGSGPIIIGQAAEFDYSGTQACLALKEEGYQVVLVNSNPATIMTDTEIADQVYIEPLTIEFVTRILRKELPDAILPTLGGQQGLNMAMELSTAGILEELNIQLLGTKLNAIDQAEDRELFKNLMQQLNEPIPASTSVNTVAAAVDFAKKIGFPVIVRPAFTMGGTGGGMCDNENELVEIATNALKLSPITQALIEKSIAGFKEIEYEVMRDAADNALVVCNMENVDPVGIHTGDSIVTAPVQTLSDKENQMLRDASLKIIRALKIEGGCNVQLALDPNSFQYYIIEVNPRVSRSSALASKATGYPIAKIASKIAVGLTLDEIMNPITGTTYAEFEPTLDYVVTKIPRWPFDKFAKGERRLGTQMKATGEVMAIGRNFEESILKAVRSLEIGTLHLELPELAQVSDAELTDKLVHPQDDRLFYLAEALRCNYSLEELNELTKIDIFFLDKLLHIIELEQQLAAQKGDLTVLEQAKRNGFTDEKISQLWQLPVDQLRKMRREANIWPVYKMVDTCAAEFESQTPYYYGTFEEENESQVTKKPSVLVIGSGPIRIGQGVEFDYATVHSVKAIQKAGYEAIIMNNNPETVSTDFTIADKLYFEPLTFEDVMNVIELEQPEGVIVQFGGQTAINLAAPLAAAGVKILGTSVADLNRAEDRDEFDQVIKDLAIPQPVGATATTEAAAVTIAAQIGYPVLIRPSYVLGGRAMEIVENQADLEVYMRDAVKVSNDHPVLIDQYLVGKECEVDVISDGQQVLLPGIMEHIERAGVHSGDSMAVYPPQSLSADVKAQIVSAAQKLAVALKCIGMMNIQFIIHQEQVYVLEVNPRASRTVPFLSKVTGIPMAQVATQVILGTTLTELGYQAGLYPEGKLVHVKAPVFSFSKLDNVDSLLGPEMKSTGEVMGSDTTMEKALYKAFEACKLHLPDFGTVLFTIADKDKAEAADLAKRFREIGYRVIATAGTADYFSAAEIKTSTVAKIKDNAEQGILQLLNSGHVQVVINTMDADRDVASDGFQIRQTAIEQGIPLFTSLDTANAILRVLESRAFTTLPL, encoded by the coding sequence TTGCCTAAACGCACAGATATTCATAAAATATTGGTGATCGGTTCCGGACCAATCATCATCGGCCAAGCAGCGGAATTCGATTATTCCGGCACGCAGGCTTGTTTAGCTTTAAAAGAAGAAGGCTACCAGGTTGTTTTAGTCAATTCCAATCCAGCAACGATCATGACTGATACAGAAATTGCTGATCAAGTTTATATCGAACCATTAACAATTGAGTTTGTGACCCGTATCTTACGCAAAGAATTGCCTGACGCAATTTTGCCAACGCTGGGGGGACAACAAGGATTAAACATGGCAATGGAGTTGTCTACAGCCGGAATTTTAGAAGAATTAAATATTCAACTGTTAGGCACGAAACTTAATGCCATCGATCAAGCTGAAGATCGGGAATTGTTTAAAAATCTGATGCAACAGTTAAACGAACCAATTCCAGCTTCAACTAGTGTCAACACCGTTGCGGCGGCGGTTGATTTTGCCAAAAAAATCGGCTTTCCAGTAATTGTCCGGCCGGCTTTTACCATGGGTGGTACTGGCGGTGGTATGTGTGATAACGAAAATGAATTAGTTGAAATCGCCACAAATGCATTGAAGTTATCACCGATCACCCAAGCTTTGATCGAAAAAAGTATCGCTGGTTTTAAGGAAATTGAATACGAGGTCATGCGTGACGCTGCTGATAATGCCTTGGTTGTCTGCAATATGGAAAATGTTGATCCAGTTGGGATTCATACTGGTGATTCGATCGTCACAGCGCCAGTTCAAACACTTTCAGACAAAGAAAATCAAATGCTACGTGACGCTTCATTAAAAATTATTCGCGCGCTAAAAATCGAAGGTGGCTGTAACGTTCAATTAGCCTTGGATCCTAATAGTTTCCAATACTACATAATTGAAGTTAATCCCCGTGTTTCGCGTTCATCGGCGTTAGCTTCTAAAGCGACTGGTTATCCAATCGCCAAAATTGCTTCAAAAATTGCGGTTGGTTTAACGCTAGACGAGATCATGAATCCAATTACCGGGACCACGTACGCAGAGTTTGAACCTACTTTGGACTATGTTGTTACCAAAATTCCGCGCTGGCCATTCGATAAATTTGCCAAGGGTGAGCGTCGTTTAGGTACGCAAATGAAGGCGACTGGCGAAGTTATGGCAATCGGACGTAACTTTGAAGAATCAATCTTAAAGGCTGTGCGCTCATTAGAAATTGGTACGCTACACCTTGAGTTACCAGAATTAGCGCAAGTTAGTGACGCTGAATTAACTGATAAATTAGTTCATCCCCAAGATGATCGCTTGTTCTATCTCGCCGAAGCATTACGGTGTAATTATAGCTTAGAAGAATTAAATGAATTGACTAAGATCGATATTTTCTTCCTAGATAAGTTATTACACATCATTGAGCTTGAACAGCAATTGGCGGCGCAAAAAGGCGATTTGACGGTTTTAGAGCAGGCCAAACGTAATGGCTTTACTGATGAAAAAATTAGCCAGTTATGGCAGTTACCGGTCGATCAATTGCGTAAAATGCGGCGTGAGGCCAATATCTGGCCAGTTTATAAAATGGTTGACACTTGTGCTGCAGAATTTGAATCGCAGACACCGTATTATTACGGCACATTTGAAGAAGAAAACGAAAGCCAAGTCACAAAGAAACCGTCAGTACTAGTTATCGGTTCCGGCCCGATTCGTATCGGTCAAGGCGTTGAGTTTGATTATGCTACGGTACATTCAGTCAAGGCAATTCAAAAAGCCGGTTATGAAGCGATTATTATGAACAATAATCCGGAAACCGTCTCAACTGATTTTACGATCGCGGATAAATTATATTTTGAGCCGCTAACATTTGAAGATGTTATGAACGTGATTGAATTAGAACAACCAGAAGGCGTTATTGTCCAGTTTGGTGGGCAAACTGCTATTAATTTAGCGGCTCCTTTAGCCGCTGCTGGAGTAAAAATTCTAGGTACTAGTGTGGCTGATTTGAACCGGGCGGAAGATCGTGATGAGTTCGACCAAGTGATCAAGGATTTAGCGATTCCGCAGCCCGTTGGCGCAACCGCAACGACTGAAGCTGCTGCAGTTACTATTGCGGCCCAGATTGGCTATCCCGTTTTAATTCGACCAAGTTATGTTTTAGGTGGCCGAGCCATGGAGATCGTTGAAAATCAGGCTGATTTAGAAGTCTATATGCGTGATGCCGTTAAAGTTTCCAACGACCATCCCGTTTTGATCGATCAATATTTAGTTGGTAAAGAATGTGAAGTTGATGTAATTTCTGATGGTCAGCAAGTGCTGTTACCCGGTATTATGGAACACATTGAACGTGCAGGCGTCCACTCTGGGGATTCGATGGCTGTTTATCCGCCACAGTCGCTGTCAGCGGACGTTAAAGCGCAGATCGTTAGTGCCGCACAAAAGTTAGCGGTGGCTTTAAAGTGTATCGGTATGATGAATATCCAATTTATTATTCATCAGGAACAGGTTTATGTGCTGGAAGTTAATCCGCGTGCCAGCCGCACGGTGCCATTTTTGAGCAAAGTAACGGGTATTCCCATGGCTCAAGTGGCTACACAAGTGATTTTGGGCACCACCTTGACTGAACTAGGCTACCAAGCTGGCTTGTATCCCGAGGGGAAACTAGTACACGTTAAAGCGCCGGTCTTCTCGTTCTCTAAATTAGATAATGTGGATAGTTTGCTAGGTCCAGAAATGAAATCAACTGGGGAAGTCATGGGTAGCGATACTACCATGGAAAAGGCCCTATACAAGGCTTTCGAAGCTTGTAAATTACATTTACCGGATTTTGGTACGGTTCTGTTTACCATTGCGGATAAAGATAAAGCCGAAGCTGCCGATTTAGCTAAACGTTTCCGTGAAATTGGTTATCGTGTCATTGCGACTGCCGGGACGGCTGATTATTTCAGTGCCGCTGAAATCAAGACGAGTACCGTGGCCAAAATCAAAGATAACGCTGAACAAGGTATTTTACAGTTATTAAATAGCGGCCATGTGCAAGTTGTGATCAATACAATGGATGCAGATCGTGATGTGGCTTCCGATGGCTTTCAAATTCGGCAAACGGCAATTGAACAAGGCATTCCACTGTTTACTTCCTTAGATACGGCTAACGCGATTCTAAGAGTTCTAGAATCACGTGCCTTTACAACGTTACCACTCTAA
- a CDS encoding carbamoyl phosphate synthase small subunit, with product MKRYLILEDGSVFAGEGFGAPLTTTGEVVFNTGMTGYQETITDQSYNGQIITFTYPLIGNYGINRDDYESIAPTCKGVVVREVARRASNWRNQMSLDEFLKRKHIPGISGVDTRRLTRRLRTAGTMKASIVDTVDDHAFDQLNALVMPKNQVQQVSTTKPYPSPATGRNVVVIDFGLKHSVLRELSKRNCNLTVLPYNTTAAEILDLAPDGVLLSNGPGDPKDVPEALDMIRGIQGKIPLFGICLGHQLFALANGADTYKMKFGHRGFNHPVREIATGRIDFTSQNHGYTVDPATVEQANLLVTHMEINDQTIEGLRHRNYPAFSVQFHPDATPGPHDATHLFDEFMEMIDAFAKRA from the coding sequence ATGAAACGTTACTTAATATTAGAGGATGGCTCGGTTTTTGCCGGTGAAGGCTTTGGCGCACCATTGACAACCACTGGCGAAGTGGTCTTTAACACTGGTATGACTGGTTATCAAGAAACGATCACTGATCAATCCTATAATGGTCAAATTATCACCTTTACTTATCCGCTGATTGGTAATTATGGCATTAATCGTGATGATTATGAATCGATTGCCCCTACCTGTAAAGGGGTAGTTGTACGTGAAGTTGCGCGTCGGGCCAGCAATTGGCGTAATCAAATGTCATTAGACGAGTTTTTAAAACGAAAACATATTCCTGGCATTAGTGGTGTTGACACGCGACGATTAACGCGGCGGCTACGAACCGCAGGAACCATGAAGGCCAGTATTGTCGATACAGTTGATGATCATGCTTTTGACCAATTGAATGCCTTAGTTATGCCTAAGAATCAGGTGCAGCAAGTTTCAACTACGAAACCATATCCTAGCCCGGCCACTGGTCGTAACGTCGTGGTGATCGATTTTGGATTGAAGCACAGTGTATTGCGTGAATTATCTAAGCGTAACTGTAACCTAACAGTTTTGCCGTACAATACAACAGCCGCAGAAATTCTCGACTTAGCGCCAGATGGTGTTTTATTAAGTAATGGCCCTGGTGATCCGAAAGATGTTCCCGAAGCCTTAGATATGATTCGGGGCATTCAAGGTAAAATTCCGCTATTTGGTATTTGTTTAGGTCATCAGCTATTTGCCTTAGCTAATGGTGCGGATACCTATAAAATGAAATTTGGTCATCGTGGCTTTAATCATCCAGTTCGTGAAATTGCCACTGGACGAATTGATTTCACTTCGCAAAACCATGGCTATACCGTTGATCCAGCCACGGTCGAACAAGCAAATCTCTTGGTCACGCACATGGAGATCAATGATCAGACAATCGAGGGGTTACGTCATCGTAACTATCCAGCCTTCTCCGTTCAATTCCATCCTGATGCAACGCCAGGGCCACACGACGCAACACATTTATTCGATGAATTTATGGAAATGATCGATGCATTTGCTAAACGTGCTTAG